From the Tribolium castaneum strain GA2 chromosome 2, icTriCast1.1, whole genome shotgun sequence genome, one window contains:
- the Skel gene encoding protein Skeletor, isoforms B/C isoform X1: protein MGPIVAFAVIIAVSGGVSGAPYLGKFIGKLSELHHGVSGEVYAVDGRTLYLKDFTYDGQGPAAYFYASTSRNANSAGFRLRDENGSPEVIRRYRKEGVTLTLPEGKTLNNIKIFYVWCEEFEVNFGDVKIPRGFDYPKPQKIEPLKGVHAISSDPIVIVDAQTLLVPNLSYDGEAPDAKFWVGRGPKPSPQGIRVPDENGKMEPLRRYDRKTVVLTLPGDLTVFDIGHFGIWCEAFTVDFGHVQIPQNVNVPPSLKMLGVSPQSKLNCEVLYDDLAFEVRWAVAGDSIVLQLVAKLDDREYMSFGISGDDSRSEMIGGDVVVAYVDKETSKGSAEDYHLAAKSQCSGPTGSCPDNRLQENTNNARLLNAAMVNGYSIVTYQRPLKPSDEYDRQIHTNRSQAIIWAIGPLNQRNEVSFHSHYTKGDQFLDFGRPAKWNCPMPEGEQPSMKPTTAAPSRSRNTEKRRGSTNRKEVADNERSASRPRQTERRRGNNKPVPTPAPVAKRDAWDIPPIKCYEPEDGVFYAQMGPTGGKRGYPAITGHVGWGISWYINGLLIPEINVVRGKTYTFVVEGGFDPEVAAKYHPFYITDDPVGGYEYKTPEEKKNVKIFAGAIAGKDGSVKPTGTGRLCHWTQQGDLEADDFESFGAYQRTLELKCDQGEPGVIQWTPDKDTPDTVYYQCFTHRYLGWKINVHDKCDEQPAASEPEAAIVPAPADLEQSPSIRTESRVKPNALIVEDSEDKNNTTVSEIAAVTNDPVLIQTPIYMTPVFSTFTPYLFDTPVFYTPYQQTFKPSPLLEPIGEDFRLKSIPSEAPNETTLPLSTSTSTRATPTISDKIIVATTSDIKPKNQSFLVPPKLVFQNNFVKRRPVRPKRPYYPVVRVKKPIYRPQIMTLQRPPPLMDPLRFSESQIKYRRPTFILAKPRPVIVSTPPSVTVKNVQISPQQASTDKEPQTTSSPLETIKPAVENYANRLKPALNTGFRPESVVIEGGFKPIITKAIQKRIDEPQLEYESEVGVINRGKTRQPPQHFEPVFVPSPVDKAKLKRPYVKKVIVKHSRSIQDEEPVAEAAERVESYYLPPQGKPPQISESRQPSNIDLEEPAKLDLGSPPDVVVTYDGKRVSGASLTAKIADRSSILDMRASKAAELIKARPQFVPFKGELPPLNPEIINKNAPQLQSRGLINRDLETPPSGSTKLSPIRHQRGV from the exons ATGGGCCCCATCGTTGCATTCGCTGTGATTATCGCCGTTTCAG GTGGCGTCTCCGGCGCTCCCTATTTGGGCAAATTCATCGGGAAACTTTCCGAATTACATCACGGCGTCTCCGGTGAAGTTTACGCGGTTGATGGCCGAACTTTATACCTGAAAGATTTCACTTACGACGGCCAAGGCCCAG CGGCGTATTTCTACGCCAGCACGTCGAGGAACGCCAACAGCGCCGGATTCCGATTAAGGGACGAAAATGGGAGTCCCGAAGTGATCAGGCGGTACAGGAAGGAAGGCGTCACTCTCACGCTGCCCGAGGGCAAGACCCTCAACAACATCAAGATCTTCTACGTGTGGTGCGAGGAGTTCGAG GTGAACTTCGGCGATGTGAAAATACCCCGCGGTTTCGACTACCCCAAGCCCCAGAAGATCGAGCCTTTGAAGGGGGTCCACGCGATCTCGTCGGACCCCATCGTCATCGTGGACGCCCAGACGCTGCTGGTGCCGAACCTGTCGTACGACGGCGAAGCTCCAG ATGCGAAATTCTGGGTGGGTCGGGGCCCCAAGCCCTCGCCCCAGGGCATCCGCGTGCCTGACGAGAACGGCAAAATGGAGCCCCTCCGTCGCTACGACCGCAAAACGGTCGTCCTCACCCTCCCCGGGGACCTGACAGTGTTCGATATCGGCCACTTTGGCATCTGGTGCGAAGCCTTCACTGTCGACTTCGGCCACGTGCAGATCCCGCAAAACGTCAACGTGCCCCCCTCGCTGAAGATGCTCGGAGTGAGCCCACAG TCGAAGCTGAACTGCGAAGTTTTGTACGATGACCTGGCATTTGAGGTGCGATGGGCGGTCGCCGGAGACAGTATTGTTTTGCAACTAGTTGCAAAATTAG ACGATAGAGAATACATGTCTTTTGGCATCTCGGGCGATGATTCCCGAAGCGAAATGATCGGCGGCGACGTGGTCGTTGCCTACGTCGACAAGGAGACCTCGAAAGGCTCCGCCGAGGATTACCACCTGGCCGCCAAATCGCAATGCTCCGGACCCACCGGATCTTGCCCTGACAACCGGCTGCAGGAAAACACCAACAACGCGCGCTTGCTCAACGCTGCAATGGTCAACGGCTACTCCATAGTGACCTACCAGCGGCCCCTCAAGCCCTCGGATGAGTACGACCGGCAGATCCACACGAACAGATCGCAGGCCATCATTTGGGCCATTGGCCCCCTCAACCAGAGGAACGAGGTCTCCTTCCACAGCCACTACACCAAAGGCGACCAGTTCCTGGACTTCGGACGCCCGGCTAAATGGAACTGCCCCATGCCGGAAGGCGAGCAACCATCCATGAAACCCACGACTGCGGCGCCTTCGAGATCACGTAACACGGAGAAAAGACGGGGAAGTACCAACAGGAAGGAAGTCGCTGATAACGAAAGAAGTGCTTCCCGGCCGCGGCAAACCGAACGCCGACGAGGAAACAACAAACCTGTTCCAACTCCGGCCCCTGTCGCAAAAAGAGACGCTTGGGACATCCCACCGATCAAGTGCTACGAACCGGAAGATGGGGTTTTCTACGCCCAGATGGGCCCCACCGGGGGCAAGAGGGGGTACCCTGCGATTACGGGGCACGTGGGTTGGGGGATTTCATGGTACATTAACGGACTGTTAATCCCGGAAATCAATGTTGTCCGAGGGAAAACGTACACGTTTGTCGTGGAGGGCGGTTTCGACCCTGAGGTCGCGGCCAAATACCATCCCTTCTACATCACCGATGATCCTGTGGGAGGATACGAGTACAAAACCCCCGAAGAGAAGAAAAATGTGAAGATTTTCGCCGGCGCAATTGCCGGGAAGGACGGAAGTGTTAAACCTACAGGAACGGGAAGACTGTGCCACTGGACCCAGCAAGGCGATTTGGAAGCCGATGATTTTGAGTCGTTTGGGGCTTATCAAAGAACACTCGAGTTAAAATGTGACCAAGGCGAGCCTGGAGTCATCCAATGGACTCCGGATAAAGACACTCCTGATACGGTCTATTATCAG TGTTTCACGCATCGTTATTTGGGGTGGAAGATAAACGTACACGACAAGTGCGACGAGCAGCCTGCAGCTAGCGAACCCGAAGCTGCCATAGTTCCAGCCCCCGCCGACCTCGAACAAAGCCCCTCGATCCGGACCGAATCAAGGGTAAAACCAAATGCTTTAATAGTTGAAGATTCAGAAGATAAGAATAATACAACAGTTTCAGAAATAGCCGCCGTAACAAATGATCCCGTCTTGATCCAAACTCCCATCTACATGACGCCCGTATTTTCCACATTTACTCCTTATTTATTCGACACTCCCGTCTTCTACACCCCATATCAACAAACTTTCAAACCTAGCCCACTTTTAGAACCTATTGGGGAGGATTTCAGGCTTAAATCTATACCTTCAGAAGCACCAAACGAAACTACTCTTCCGCTTTCCACTTCCACTTCAACTCGAGCTACCCCTACAATTAGCGACAAAATCATAGTTGCCACCACTTCCGACATTAagccaaaaaaccaaagttttcttgttcctCCTAAGTTGGTATTTCAAAATAACTTTGTAAAGCGCAGACCGGTAAGACCGAAGCGACCGTACTACCCGGTCGTACGGGTCAAAAAACCGATTTACAGACCACAAATTATGACACTGCAAAGGCCACCCCCTTTGATGGATCCTTTGCGGTTCTCAGAATCGCAAATCAAGTATCGGCGACCGACATTCATACTCGCCAAACCCAGACCCGTAATCGTGTCAACACCGCCAAGTGTCACAGTTAAGAACGTCCAAATCTCGCCCCAACAAGCCTCAACTGACAAAGAACCACAAACCACTTCATCGCCACTCGAAacaatcaaaccggccgtagAGAATTACGCAAATCGCCTAAAACCGGCGCTAAATACCGGCTTCCGACCCGAATCGGTGGTAATTGAAGGCGGCTTCAAACCAATCATCACGAAAGCAATCCAAAAACGAATCGATGAACCCCAACTTGAATACGAGAGCGAGGTTGGAGTCATAAACCGCGGAAAAACGCGCCAGCCACCACAGCACTTCGAACCGGTGTTTGTTCCGTCGCCGGTCGACAAAGCCAAGCTTAAACGGCCCTACGTGAAGAAAGTCATTGTGAAGCACTCGCGAAGCATTCAGGACGAAGAACCGGTCGCTGAAGCCGCCGAAAGAGTCGAGTCTTACTATTTGCCGCCGCAAGGGAAACCGCCGCAGATTAGCGAAAGTCGCCAACCGTCCAACATAGATCTTGAAGAGCCGGCGAAATTAGATCTAGGGTCGCCACCGGACGTGGTTGTAACTTACGACGGTAAGCGAGTTTCCGGTGCAAGTCTCACGGCGAAAATCGCCGACCGTTCCAGCATTCTAGACATGAGGGCGTCTAAAGCCGCGGAACTTATCAAAGCCCGACCGCAATTTGTACCTTTCAAAGGTGAACTACCGCCGCTTAATCCCGAAATCATCAACAAGAACGCGCCGCAATTACAATCGCGAGGGTTAATCAACAGAGATTTAGAGACGCCGCCGAGCGGTTCAACAAAACTGAGTCCGATAAGACATCAAAGAGGGGTGTAG
- the Skel gene encoding protein Skeletor, isoforms B/C isoform X2, whose amino-acid sequence MGPIVAFAVIIAVSGGVSGAPYLGKFIGKLSELHHGVSGEVYAVDGRTLYLKDFTYDGQGPAAYFYASTSRNANSAGFRLRDENGSPEVIRRYRKEGVTLTLPEGKTLNNIKIFYVWCEEFEVNFGDVKIPRGFDYPKPQKIEPLKGVHAISSDPIVIVDAQTLLVPNLSYDGEAPDAKFWVGRGPKPSPQGIRVPDENGKMEPLRRYDRKTVVLTLPGDLTVFDIGHFGIWCEAFTVDFGHVQIPQNVNVPPSLKMLGVSPQSKLNCEVLYDDLAFEVRWAVAGDSIVLQLVAKLDDREYMSFGISGDDSRSEMIGGDVVVAYVDKETSKGSAEDYHLAAKSQCSGPTGSCPDNRLQENTNNARLLNAAMVNGYSIVTYQRPLKPSDEYDRQIHTNRSQAIIWAIGPLNQRNEVSFHSHYTKGDQFLDFGRPAKWNCPMPEGEQPSMKPTTAAPSRSRNTEKRRGSTNRKEVADNERSASRPRQTERRRGNNKPVPTPAPVAKRDAWDIPPIKCYEPEDGVFYAQMGPTGGKRGYPAITGHVGWGISWYINGLLIPEINVVRGKTYTFVVEGGFDPEVAAKYHPFYITDDPVGGYEYKTPEEKKNVKIFAGAIAGKDGSVKPTGTGRLCHWTQQGDLEADDFESFGAYQRTLELKCDQGEPGVIQWTPDKDTPDTVYYQCFTHRYLGWKINVHDKCDEQPAASEPEAAIVPAPADLEQSPSIRTESRFQK is encoded by the exons ATGGGCCCCATCGTTGCATTCGCTGTGATTATCGCCGTTTCAG GTGGCGTCTCCGGCGCTCCCTATTTGGGCAAATTCATCGGGAAACTTTCCGAATTACATCACGGCGTCTCCGGTGAAGTTTACGCGGTTGATGGCCGAACTTTATACCTGAAAGATTTCACTTACGACGGCCAAGGCCCAG CGGCGTATTTCTACGCCAGCACGTCGAGGAACGCCAACAGCGCCGGATTCCGATTAAGGGACGAAAATGGGAGTCCCGAAGTGATCAGGCGGTACAGGAAGGAAGGCGTCACTCTCACGCTGCCCGAGGGCAAGACCCTCAACAACATCAAGATCTTCTACGTGTGGTGCGAGGAGTTCGAG GTGAACTTCGGCGATGTGAAAATACCCCGCGGTTTCGACTACCCCAAGCCCCAGAAGATCGAGCCTTTGAAGGGGGTCCACGCGATCTCGTCGGACCCCATCGTCATCGTGGACGCCCAGACGCTGCTGGTGCCGAACCTGTCGTACGACGGCGAAGCTCCAG ATGCGAAATTCTGGGTGGGTCGGGGCCCCAAGCCCTCGCCCCAGGGCATCCGCGTGCCTGACGAGAACGGCAAAATGGAGCCCCTCCGTCGCTACGACCGCAAAACGGTCGTCCTCACCCTCCCCGGGGACCTGACAGTGTTCGATATCGGCCACTTTGGCATCTGGTGCGAAGCCTTCACTGTCGACTTCGGCCACGTGCAGATCCCGCAAAACGTCAACGTGCCCCCCTCGCTGAAGATGCTCGGAGTGAGCCCACAG TCGAAGCTGAACTGCGAAGTTTTGTACGATGACCTGGCATTTGAGGTGCGATGGGCGGTCGCCGGAGACAGTATTGTTTTGCAACTAGTTGCAAAATTAG ACGATAGAGAATACATGTCTTTTGGCATCTCGGGCGATGATTCCCGAAGCGAAATGATCGGCGGCGACGTGGTCGTTGCCTACGTCGACAAGGAGACCTCGAAAGGCTCCGCCGAGGATTACCACCTGGCCGCCAAATCGCAATGCTCCGGACCCACCGGATCTTGCCCTGACAACCGGCTGCAGGAAAACACCAACAACGCGCGCTTGCTCAACGCTGCAATGGTCAACGGCTACTCCATAGTGACCTACCAGCGGCCCCTCAAGCCCTCGGATGAGTACGACCGGCAGATCCACACGAACAGATCGCAGGCCATCATTTGGGCCATTGGCCCCCTCAACCAGAGGAACGAGGTCTCCTTCCACAGCCACTACACCAAAGGCGACCAGTTCCTGGACTTCGGACGCCCGGCTAAATGGAACTGCCCCATGCCGGAAGGCGAGCAACCATCCATGAAACCCACGACTGCGGCGCCTTCGAGATCACGTAACACGGAGAAAAGACGGGGAAGTACCAACAGGAAGGAAGTCGCTGATAACGAAAGAAGTGCTTCCCGGCCGCGGCAAACCGAACGCCGACGAGGAAACAACAAACCTGTTCCAACTCCGGCCCCTGTCGCAAAAAGAGACGCTTGGGACATCCCACCGATCAAGTGCTACGAACCGGAAGATGGGGTTTTCTACGCCCAGATGGGCCCCACCGGGGGCAAGAGGGGGTACCCTGCGATTACGGGGCACGTGGGTTGGGGGATTTCATGGTACATTAACGGACTGTTAATCCCGGAAATCAATGTTGTCCGAGGGAAAACGTACACGTTTGTCGTGGAGGGCGGTTTCGACCCTGAGGTCGCGGCCAAATACCATCCCTTCTACATCACCGATGATCCTGTGGGAGGATACGAGTACAAAACCCCCGAAGAGAAGAAAAATGTGAAGATTTTCGCCGGCGCAATTGCCGGGAAGGACGGAAGTGTTAAACCTACAGGAACGGGAAGACTGTGCCACTGGACCCAGCAAGGCGATTTGGAAGCCGATGATTTTGAGTCGTTTGGGGCTTATCAAAGAACACTCGAGTTAAAATGTGACCAAGGCGAGCCTGGAGTCATCCAATGGACTCCGGATAAAGACACTCCTGATACGGTCTATTATCAG TGTTTCACGCATCGTTATTTGGGGTGGAAGATAAACGTACACGACAAGTGCGACGAGCAGCCTGCAGCTAGCGAACCCGAAGCTGCCATAGTTCCAGCCCCCGCCGACCTCGAACAAAGCCCCTCGATCCGGACCGAATCAAGG TTTCAGAAATAG